One Dioscorea cayenensis subsp. rotundata cultivar TDr96_F1 chromosome 17, TDr96_F1_v2_PseudoChromosome.rev07_lg8_w22 25.fasta, whole genome shotgun sequence DNA window includes the following coding sequences:
- the LOC120281140 gene encoding uncharacterized protein LOC120281140, which yields MVYTTNNMYYRNWYNNYDNKYGTNYNRCSAKNFFLTYPQCSLSKEEALSQLLAIPLPSNKKFIRVARELHEDGQPHLHTARSFSDVKAYVEKERDYTDWGEFQIDGRSSRGGSLNLSEVYTEALNASSADESLQIIQEKDPKSFYLQYHNLKANAELIFTCPVSVFKSKWDLSSFTVDNVIS from the exons ATGGTGTATACAACCAACAATATGTATTATAGGAACTGGTACAATAACTACGACAATAAGTATGGTACCAACTATAATCGATGCAg TGCTAAGAACTTTTTCTTGACCTATCCTCAGTGTTCTCTGTCCAAGGAAGAGGCATTGTCACAGCTCCTAGCCATTCCCTTGCCAAGTAATAAGAAGTTCATCAGAGTTGCGAGGGAACTGCATGAAGATGGTCAACCACATCTACAC ACTGCGAGGTCTTTCTCTGACGTTAAGGCGTATGTTGAAAAGGAACGTGATTATACTGACTGGGGTGAGTTTCAGATAGATGGCAGATCTTCCAGAGGTGGTTCACTTAATTTATCAGAGGTTTATACTGAGGCGTTAAATGCTAGTTCTGCAGATGAGTCATTACAGATAATACAGGAGAAGGATCCTAAATCGTTTTATCTTCAATATCATAATCTCAAGGCTAATGCTGAGCTTATATTTACATGCCCGGTGTCTGTGTTCAAATCCAAATGGGATTTATCGTCTTTCACGGTTGACAATGTTATTAGCTAA